One window from the genome of Nicotiana sylvestris chromosome 9, ASM39365v2, whole genome shotgun sequence encodes:
- the LOC104210774 gene encoding uncharacterized protein: MPTGRLAKWQILLTEFDIVYVTRTTMKAQALADHLAKNPVYDEYEYLNTYFPDEKVNLVEEAVQDDSQVWKLYFDGAVNIKGVGIGAILVSPTGQHYPAMVRLRFFCTNNTTEYEACIMGLNMAINLNVHELLVMGDSDLLIRQAQAITLKAVEDFVHSNIICRFGIPKTIITDNAANLNSHLMKEVCEQFKIEHHNSTPYRPKANGVVEAAKKNIKKILRKMVQGSRQWHEKLPFALLGYWTTVRTSVSATPYLLVYGTEHVIPTEVEIPSLRIIVESGIEDTEWVKSRMEQLSLIGENHLAAVCFGRSKRKVRPELARSSPKKVMSKRALHLADIEGKVTDISVNVDAVKRYYV, from the exons ATGCCAACTGGCAgattggcaaagtggcaaatcttgctcacagagtttgatattgtttatgtcactcgcactaCCATGAAAGCACAAGCTTTGGCTGATCATCTGGCAAAAAACCCGGTTTATGATGAGTATGAATATTTGAACACATACTTCCCAGATGAAAAGGTTAATTTAGTTGAAGAAGCAGTCCAAGATGACAGTCAAGTTTGGAAACTATACTTTGATGGGGCTGTCAACATCAAAGgcgtagggattggggcaattctTGTATCACCTACTGGGCAACATTACCCTGCCATGGTGCGACTTCGTttcttctgtacaaacaacacaacagaatatgaagcttgtatcatGGGTCTGAACATGGCAATAAACCTAAATGTGCATGAACTGTTGGTgatgggagattcagatttgcTTATTCGGCAGGCTCAAG CTATTACATTAAAAGCAGTAGAAGATTTTGTTCACTCCAACATCAtatgtcgtttcggtattccaaAAACCATTATTACAGATAATGCTGCTAATTtgaatagtcatctgatgaaggaggtatgcgaacaatttaaaattGAGCATCACAATTCTACTCCTTACCGGCCCAAAGCTAATGGAGTTGTTGAAGCTGCGaaaaagaacatcaagaagattcttaggaagATGGTCCAAGggtctagacaatggcacgagaaattgccttttgctcTTTTGGGATACTGGACAACTGTCCGTACATCAGTCAGCGCAACGCCCTACTtgttggtttatggcactgaacaTGTCATACCTACTGAAGTTGAGATTCCCTCTCTCCGAATAATTGTTGAATCAGGGATTGAGGACACTGAATGGGTGAAGTCCCGAATGGAACAGTTAAGTTTGATTGGTGAAAACCATTTGGCGGCAGTTTGTTTTG gaagaagcaaaaggaaagttcgccccgaattggcaaggtcCTCACCTAAAAAAGTAATGTCAAAAAGAGCTCTACACTTGGCAGATATAGAAGGAAAGGTGACAGATATATCCGTCAACgtagatgcagtcaagagatactatgtctga